One Acidobacteriota bacterium genomic region harbors:
- a CDS encoding VOC family protein, with the protein MQKITTFLTFNDQAEEAANFYVSLFKNSRITNVTHYGDALPEMKGKVMSVSFQLEGQDFMALNGGSQFKFSSGISLFVNCQSQAEVDELWAKLTEGGEEEPCGWLKDRYGVSWQIIPAALSELLQEKDAEKARRVVSDLLQMKKIDINRLQQAKG; encoded by the coding sequence ATGCAAAAAATCACTACGTTTTTGACTTTTAACGACCAAGCCGAAGAGGCAGCAAATTTTTACGTTTCGCTATTTAAAAATTCCCGCATCACCAATGTTACGCATTACGGCGATGCTTTGCCGGAAATGAAGGGCAAAGTCATGTCTGTGAGTTTCCAGCTTGAAGGGCAGGATTTTATGGCGCTAAACGGTGGCTCACAATTTAAGTTTTCGTCAGGCATTTCGCTTTTCGTGAACTGTCAGTCACAAGCAGAAGTTGATGAGTTGTGGGCGAAACTCACGGAAGGCGGCGAAGAAGAGCCGTGTGGCTGGCTGAAAGATCGGTACGGCGTATCGTGGCAAATCATTCCTGCCGCTTTATCCGAGTTGTTGCAAGAAAAAGATGCTGAGAAAGCCAGGCGAGTGGTGAGCGATTTATTGCAAATGAAAAAAATCGACATCAACAGGTTGCAACAAGCAAAAGGCTGA
- a CDS encoding SRPBCC domain-containing protein, with amino-acid sequence MKNTIKIFSVVIAGFLIIGLSSVAGSQTQSSATTDLQKNQLRDLMVTRTFEAPIAEVWKYWAEADYVKKWWSPTGYTTPLAKMDFREGGTSLVCMRSPQGQDLYSTWTYRKIVPLELIEYIHYLTDKDGNRADPVKMGLPADFPQGVRNVITFKTVGNKTEMTVTEYGYHSEQWLKLSRLGLEQCLNKMAAALTQS; translated from the coding sequence ATGAAGAATACGATAAAAATTTTTAGTGTCGTCATTGCCGGATTCCTGATAATTGGATTGTCTTCGGTGGCAGGGTCACAGACCCAATCGTCTGCGACCACAGACCTTCAAAAAAACCAGCTCAGGGATTTGATGGTGACGCGCACCTTTGAGGCTCCGATTGCCGAAGTATGGAAGTATTGGGCAGAAGCCGACTATGTTAAGAAGTGGTGGAGTCCGACAGGCTACACGACGCCGCTTGCCAAAATGGATTTTCGCGAAGGCGGCACCTCGCTGGTCTGCATGCGTTCACCGCAGGGACAAGACCTCTACAGCACCTGGACTTACCGAAAAATCGTGCCGTTGGAATTGATTGAATATATTCACTACCTCACAGATAAAGACGGCAACCGGGCAGACCCTGTCAAAATGGGCTTGCCTGCGGATTTTCCACAAGGCGTGCGTAACGTCATCACCTTTAAAACGGTGGGCAACAAAACCGAAATGACGGTTACCGAATACGGCTATCACTCGGAGCAATGGTTGAAGCTATCGAGACTGGGTTTAGAGCAATGTCTCAATAAAATGGCGGCGGCTTTGACTCAAAGTTAG
- a CDS encoding cytochrome d ubiquinol oxidase subunit II, producing the protein MSLEVILAGAMLVSLTFYALMGGADYGGGVWDLFARGRRAKTQRELIAEAIGPIWEANHVWLILVVVLLFTCFPKAFAAIATALHIPLTLMLIGVVLRGSAFTFRTYDNKRDDTQRRWSRIFAIASLTTPILLGVTLGAIASGKIQTDQGTAVEIFIRPWFAPFPFAVGFFALALFAYLAAVYLTLETDDPQLKEDFRKRALIAAVVVGLLALTVFLLSESGAPLIRRGLSQSRWTWPLQITTGLMATGAILALWFYKFQLARFCAAAQITLILWGWGLAQYPYLIEPDITIQNAAAPDVTLRLVLIALLAGLVLLLPSFYYLFRVFKNVSATDTTERFLIRKRSN; encoded by the coding sequence ATGTCGCTTGAAGTGATACTCGCAGGCGCGATGCTCGTGTCGCTCACCTTTTATGCTTTGATGGGGGGCGCTGATTACGGCGGCGGCGTGTGGGATTTGTTTGCCAGAGGTCGTCGTGCCAAAACGCAACGCGAATTGATTGCCGAAGCCATCGGTCCCATCTGGGAAGCCAATCACGTCTGGCTTATTCTGGTGGTGGTTTTGTTGTTCACCTGTTTTCCCAAAGCCTTCGCCGCGATTGCCACCGCTTTGCACATTCCGCTCACCTTAATGCTCATCGGAGTGGTGTTGCGCGGTTCGGCATTTACGTTTCGCACCTACGATAATAAAAGAGACGATACCCAACGTCGCTGGAGCAGAATTTTTGCCATCGCCAGTCTCACGACGCCGATACTGCTCGGCGTGACGCTCGGCGCGATTGCTTCGGGCAAAATTCAAACTGACCAAGGCACGGCTGTAGAAATTTTTATTCGCCCGTGGTTTGCGCCGTTTCCATTTGCGGTTGGGTTTTTTGCGCTCGCGTTGTTTGCCTATCTGGCGGCGGTTTATTTAACGCTTGAAACCGATGACCCGCAATTAAAGGAAGATTTTCGCAAGCGTGCATTGATTGCGGCTGTGGTTGTCGGCTTACTGGCGCTTACAGTTTTTCTATTATCCGAAAGTGGCGCGCCGTTAATTCGTCGAGGCTTGAGCCAAAGTCGTTGGACGTGGCCGCTACAAATTACGACGGGATTGATGGCAACCGGAGCGATTCTGGCATTGTGGTTTTATAAATTTCAACTGGCGAGATTTTGTGCCGCCGCGCAAATCACGTTGATTTTGTGGGGCTGGGGACTGGCGCAATATCCTTATCTGATCGAACCCGATATAACCATTCAAAACGCCGCCGCGCCTGATGTGACCTTGCGGCTGGTATTGATTGCTTTGCTCGCCGGACTGGTTTTGTTGTTGCCGTCTTTTTATTATCTGTTTCGTGTCTTCAAAAACGTTTCGGCGACCGATACCACAGAGCGTTTCTTGATTCGCAAAAGATCAAACTGA
- a CDS encoding cytochrome ubiquinol oxidase subunit I, with product MDNLLAARSQMAVSLAFHIIFAVVGIAMPLMMVIAEWRWLRTGREVYLELAKRWAKGTAILFAVGAVSGTVLSFELGLLWPQFMEWAGPIIGMPFSLEGFAFFTEAIFLGIYLYGWQKVSPRAHLLAGVIVALSGAASAIFVVIANAWMNAPTGFRLIDGKPVDIDPIAAMQNPAAFSETLHMILAAYAATGFAVAGIHGFLLLRDRQNLFHRAALAIALTVGGVTAVLQPLSGDLLAKTVAVNQPAKLAAFEGQFKTETGAALRIGGIPDEAAGETPYALEIPGGLSFLAFGDTQATVKGLEEFPREHWPPVAIVHIAFQVMVAAGFAMMAVALWAVWLAWRKSLFANRWFLRTVVFAAPLGFIGIEAGWTVTEVGRQPWIIYGIIKTADAVTPMPGLVVPFVTFTLLYVMLAAVVVWLLFRQVAKSPRNFNARSLQNAEEDYVA from the coding sequence ATGGATAATTTGTTAGCCGCAAGGTCACAGATGGCTGTGTCTTTGGCATTTCACATCATCTTCGCAGTCGTCGGCATTGCCATGCCCTTGATGATGGTGATTGCCGAATGGCGCTGGTTGCGCACAGGTCGGGAAGTTTATCTCGAACTCGCAAAACGTTGGGCAAAGGGAACGGCGATTTTATTCGCGGTTGGCGCCGTGTCGGGAACCGTGCTGTCGTTTGAACTCGGATTGCTCTGGCCGCAGTTTATGGAATGGGCAGGACCGATTATCGGCATGCCGTTTTCACTCGAAGGATTTGCTTTTTTCACCGAAGCGATTTTTTTAGGAATTTATCTGTATGGCTGGCAGAAAGTCTCGCCGCGCGCCCATTTGCTCGCGGGCGTTATAGTTGCCCTGAGTGGCGCAGCCAGCGCAATTTTCGTAGTCATTGCCAATGCCTGGATGAATGCGCCGACCGGATTTCGATTGATTGATGGCAAGCCCGTTGATATTGACCCGATTGCCGCGATGCAAAATCCCGCAGCGTTTTCTGAGACCCTGCATATGATTCTTGCCGCTTATGCAGCAACCGGATTTGCGGTTGCCGGTATTCATGGCTTCTTACTACTGCGCGACCGGCAAAACCTTTTTCATCGCGCGGCGCTGGCGATTGCTTTAACCGTCGGCGGCGTCACGGCTGTGCTGCAACCGTTAAGTGGCGACCTGCTCGCAAAAACTGTAGCGGTCAATCAACCCGCCAAACTTGCAGCGTTCGAGGGACAGTTCAAAACCGAAACCGGCGCGGCGTTGCGCATCGGCGGCATTCCCGATGAAGCGGCGGGCGAGACGCCCTATGCCTTGGAAATTCCCGGCGGCTTGAGTTTCTTAGCGTTTGGTGACACACAGGCGACCGTGAAAGGACTCGAAGAATTTCCGCGTGAACATTGGCCGCCGGTCGCCATCGTTCACATCGCTTTTCAGGTAATGGTTGCCGCAGGATTCGCGATGATGGCGGTGGCGCTGTGGGCGGTGTGGCTGGCGTGGCGCAAATCGCTATTTGCCAACCGCTGGTTTTTGCGAACCGTGGTGTTTGCCGCGCCGCTCGGTTTTATAGGGATTGAAGCAGGCTGGACAGTTACCGAAGTCGGACGCCAACCCTGGATTATCTATGGCATCATTAAAACCGCAGATGCGGTAACCCCTATGCCCGGACTTGTCGTGCCGTTTGTGACGTTTACTTTGCTTTACGTAATGCTTGCGGCAGTCGTTGTCTGGTTATTATTTCGTCAAGTCGCCAAAAGTCCGCGCAACTTCAACGCGCGGTCGCTTCAAAATGCGGAGGAAGATTATGTCGCTTGA
- a CDS encoding NF038122 family metalloprotease translates to MKLVNLHKVMLLSLLALSLIVMPLITPLSVSAGGNLLTSQQPSAQMQPSPQLHPRPEAGIFIIRHQGKALSCNDALPSEVEALASRHLNAELQVLTNGKDSTGQLQKNKGLKIILRGTAQLENYPEAKAAMLRAAANWMQQIKNKITMVIDVDFGVTRFGDAYAKDVLGIINTAPVGAANLYAGIRDRFLNKAKSPQEDMLYRALPEDGVPTANGFTKNISAPAAVFRSLGLLEADATSDANTPSIAFNSVGNFDFDARDGIDRDKIDFEGLIAHQIGHVLGFVSNDADNSRTETASDFVSTWDMFRFQPDGSTGIFTTAKRLSLTDEASLFFANPATREDGQSSHWQTEHFGRHTGIMQSTIQSGERLRISNNDLEAMQYIGHTVSLTPASTDDFIALTSGVALTRTMAAPPEGDCLLDPVQYTIQIPSDATQLKVELTGTPNLELFVRINDPVLAFGASVYAHFISAGEDGNESITVDATPAAKIIPGTYYIAIGNCGAGAGDYTIKATVDTPGTAPVVNALAARLDGDTLTLSGTATDLEADVTKASFKLFDESGKELLAYPDSDVDFGGLQTGNFNFSFSGMAQTNTLTAVRITLLLTDAKGNRSSVYTANFNQADAGGPTIKNVTFDNEGDVTIFKGVAFTNAAYQVEINGVMVTPPLNAKLKGVKIKMSGTRAQAGLHAGLNRVRLRLNGAYSNLFLLKLK, encoded by the coding sequence ATGAAATTGGTCAACCTTCACAAAGTGATGCTGCTTTCGCTTCTGGCACTGAGTTTAATCGTTATGCCATTGATCACGCCTTTATCCGTTTCGGCGGGCGGTAATTTATTAACGAGTCAACAGCCTTCGGCGCAAATGCAGCCTTCGCCACAACTGCATCCGCGCCCGGAAGCCGGCATTTTTATCATTCGTCACCAAGGCAAAGCTTTAAGTTGTAATGACGCGCTACCATCTGAAGTTGAAGCATTGGCATCGCGCCATCTCAACGCCGAACTTCAGGTTTTAACCAATGGCAAAGATTCGACCGGGCAATTGCAAAAAAATAAAGGCTTGAAAATTATTTTGCGAGGCACGGCGCAACTGGAAAATTATCCTGAAGCCAAGGCTGCCATGTTGCGGGCGGCGGCAAACTGGATGCAGCAGATTAAAAATAAAATCACTATGGTGATTGATGTTGATTTCGGCGTCACGCGGTTTGGTGACGCTTACGCAAAAGATGTTTTGGGAATCATCAACACCGCGCCTGTCGGCGCAGCGAATCTCTACGCTGGCATTCGCGATAGATTTTTGAATAAAGCGAAAAGCCCGCAGGAAGATATGCTCTATCGCGCGCTGCCCGAAGACGGTGTGCCGACCGCCAATGGATTCACCAAAAATATTTCCGCGCCGGCTGCGGTCTTTCGCTCACTCGGCTTACTCGAAGCAGATGCGACAAGCGATGCAAACACCCCGTCAATCGCTTTTAACTCAGTTGGCAATTTTGACTTCGATGCGCGCGATGGAATTGACCGTGACAAGATTGATTTTGAAGGACTCATCGCTCATCAGATTGGTCATGTGCTGGGGTTCGTGTCCAATGATGCGGACAACAGCCGCACTGAAACCGCCTCGGATTTTGTGAGTACCTGGGATATGTTTCGCTTTCAACCCGATGGTTCAACCGGAATTTTCACCACTGCTAAACGCCTATCGCTCACCGACGAGGCATCGTTATTTTTCGCGAATCCCGCTACTCGTGAAGACGGACAATCAAGCCACTGGCAAACCGAACATTTTGGTCGTCACACGGGAATTATGCAGTCCACTATTCAATCCGGTGAACGCTTGCGCATCAGCAATAATGACCTTGAGGCGATGCAATACATCGGTCACACAGTGAGTCTGACGCCCGCCAGCACCGACGATTTTATCGCTTTAACCTCGGGCGTGGCGCTGACGCGCACAATGGCTGCGCCACCGGAAGGCGATTGTCTGCTTGACCCTGTGCAGTACACCATTCAAATTCCGAGCGATGCGACGCAACTCAAAGTTGAACTCACGGGCACACCTAATCTGGAATTATTTGTGCGCATCAATGATCCGGTTCTCGCTTTTGGCGCGTCGGTTTATGCGCACTTCATTTCAGCCGGTGAAGACGGCAACGAATCCATCACGGTTGATGCGACCCCGGCGGCGAAAATTATTCCGGGAACCTATTACATCGCGATTGGCAACTGCGGCGCAGGCGCAGGCGATTACACCATCAAGGCAACAGTTGACACACCGGGCACGGCACCTGTGGTCAATGCCCTGGCAGCGCGGCTTGATGGCGATACGTTGACGCTCAGCGGAACCGCTACAGACCTTGAAGCCGATGTTACCAAAGCGTCATTCAAACTTTTTGATGAAAGCGGCAAAGAGCTTCTCGCTTACCCGGATAGCGATGTCGATTTTGGTGGTTTACAAACCGGCAATTTCAATTTCAGTTTTTCAGGGATGGCTCAAACCAACACCTTGACGGCAGTGCGCATCACCCTTTTGCTTACCGATGCGAAAGGCAATCGCAGTTCGGTCTACACGGCAAATTTCAATCAAGCGGATGCGGGTGGACCAACCATTAAAAACGTCACCTTCGATAATGAAGGAGATGTGACGATTTTTAAAGGTGTGGCTTTTACGAATGCCGCCTACCAGGTTGAGATCAATGGCGTCATGGTCACCCCACCGTTAAACGCAAAATTGAAAGGCGTGAAAATTAAAATGAGTGGCACGCGGGCGCAGGCGGGGTTACATGCGGGATTGAATCGCGTGCGTTTGCGTTTAAACGGCGCTTATTCAAATCTGTTTTTGCTGAAACTTAAATAA
- a CDS encoding OmpA family protein: MKKMSLLKSLVMLLSLTMTSSVLAYQNGVTQDKDQSTGTDSRQMQSRVASGQKMKVEGTIIRRDNDSFVMRDTTGSELTVQLTGSTKVEEKKSNPFRGAKKYSTTEVIRGLFVEVQGRGDAAGALVAEKVKFSSDSQRVAVSINSQVVPVENRLGEAETRLTETEQNAKRLSGQVEELSQVANLAKGGAAAAQQTADMAVEGVTKTNERIASLDDYEEKQIATVNFKVGSAVLTPEAKTKLDEIATQAKNEKGFVIEVRGFASSDGSTSLNDRLSERRADAVMRYLARQHEIPLRRIVMPLGYGEAIPVADNTTREGRAQNRRVEVKILVSRGINSSVNMNRAVSSNQ, from the coding sequence ATGAAAAAAATGTCGCTTTTGAAATCTCTCGTGATGTTGCTGTCTCTGACCATGACCAGTTCGGTGCTGGCTTATCAGAACGGCGTAACGCAGGACAAAGATCAATCCACGGGAACGGACTCGCGCCAAATGCAATCGCGCGTGGCTTCCGGTCAAAAGATGAAAGTCGAAGGCACCATCATCAGACGTGATAATGATAGTTTTGTTATGCGTGATACAACCGGTTCGGAACTGACTGTACAACTGACCGGCTCGACCAAAGTGGAAGAAAAGAAGAGCAACCCGTTTCGCGGCGCCAAGAAATATTCAACGACAGAAGTCATTCGCGGACTTTTCGTTGAAGTTCAAGGGCGCGGCGATGCCGCAGGCGCACTGGTTGCCGAAAAGGTTAAATTCTCCAGTGATTCGCAACGAGTCGCGGTTTCCATTAACTCGCAAGTCGTGCCGGTTGAAAATCGTCTCGGAGAAGCCGAAACCCGTTTAACCGAAACCGAACAGAATGCCAAGCGTTTGTCGGGTCAGGTTGAAGAGTTATCACAGGTGGCGAATCTCGCCAAAGGTGGTGCGGCGGCGGCTCAACAAACTGCTGATATGGCGGTTGAAGGGGTCACCAAAACCAACGAACGCATTGCTTCACTCGACGATTACGAAGAGAAGCAAATCGCCACAGTTAATTTCAAAGTCGGAAGCGCCGTCCTGACCCCCGAAGCCAAAACCAAGCTGGATGAAATTGCCACTCAGGCAAAGAATGAAAAAGGTTTTGTCATCGAAGTTCGTGGTTTTGCTTCTTCGGATGGCTCAACCAGTTTGAATGATCGGTTAAGCGAACGTCGCGCCGATGCGGTGATGCGTTATCTGGCAAGACAGCATGAAATTCCGCTGCGCCGCATTGTTATGCCGCTCGGTTATGGTGAAGCGATTCCGGTGGCTGACAACACCACGCGTGAAGGACGCGCACAAAATCGTCGCGTCGAAGTTAAAATTTTAGTGAGCCGCGGAATTAATTCTTCGGTCAATATGAATCGCGCCGTGAGCAGCAATCAATAA